A window of Chryseobacterium shandongense genomic DNA:
AATTATCGATCAAATTGGTCGTGCAAAAGTATCCCTTATGCACTCTAAACCAAACCTTGACAACCCAATTCACTGAAGCAATTGAAAAAAAATAATAAAAATGTATTAAATATTACTGTAGCAATTAATAGATATTGAAATAAATTAAAAACAATTTTATTACAAACAGTGGAGATTAGCATACTGTAATTTCACCAATTGATCCTAAATCTCTTACTTTTGCCTCGATGATATGGTCAATTATATTTCCAGATATTGAAATATGCCGAATAGGTTCCGGTGAAGATATCAATCCATATCCTAGAGAACCAATTAATGATGATACGTTTATCTTAGTGAGGTTTACTACGAGAAATTAATAATAAGTTAACTTCGACTATTAAAAAACTTGCAACTTTCTTGTAACAACATAAAAAAAAGCACCTACAAATCTGTAAGTGCTTGATTTAAAAAGTGGTCCCACTTGGGCTCGAATATTTTTTAATTTCCCCTTTATTTATAGTACTTTCAGGCATTGTAATTTTCAAAGGGGGCGTTTTAGGGAACGTTTTTATGTTTTAGAAAGACTTTTTACAACTTCTTTAAAGCTATTTAATGCACTTTCTAAGCTATCTATTATTTCTTGTGCTAATATTTCGGGCTCAGGTAAGCTATCTAAATCAATAAAACTATCATCCTTTAGCCAAGTAATATCAAAATTAATTTTGTCTCTTGAAATTAACTCATCATAGGTATATTTTCTAAAACGTCCTTTCAAATTTTTCTCACTCCATGTTTCAGAAGTTTTTTCCCTATTTTCAGATTTATAACATTCAACAAATGACATTAAATGCTCAAATTGTAGTGGGTATTTTTTTAATGTATGGTGTATGTTAGTTCGATAATCGTAAAACCACATTTCTTTAGTATTGGCTGTTTTACTTTTTTTCTTTTTCTCTAAGAACAAAACATTTACTTTGACACCATTTGCATAAAATATCCCTGTTGGTAATCTTAAAATTGTATGAAGATTTGTCTCGTCTAGTAATTTTTTTCTAATAATTTCCCCTGCACCACCTTCAAATAGAACGTTATCAGGAAGTACAATTGCAGCACGACCGTTTTCTTCCAACATACTTATAATGTGTTGAACAAAACACAATTGTTTATTGCTTGTTGTTGTCCAAAAATCAGGTCTAAATATATATGATTCTTGCTTGGTTAATTTTTCATCATTAGTTATAGTATAAGTACTACTATTTCCAAATGGTGGATTTGCCAACACAATTTTCACTTTACTTTTTGGTTGTTCAAGTAGACTATCTTCAACTTTTATTTCTGGAGTTTCTTTCATATCTCCTATACCATGCAAGAATAAATTCATTAAACATAATCTTGCTGTAGAAGGAACAATATCCCAACCATGAAAAGTTTTGTACTGTAAAAACTCTTTTTTATTTTTGTCCTTTAACTCTTTTTTAAAATTAGTATTTAGGTATTCAATAGCCCCAAGAAAAAAACCTCCTGTTCCACATGTTGGATCTGAAATCGTCTCCAATGTTTGTGGCTCAATACATTCCACAATAGCTTTAATGATAGAACGAGGAGTAAAATACTGACCAGCACCACTACTTTCAGCACTCTTCTGTAATAAACTTTCGTAGATATCTCCTTTTATATCTATAGATTCAGAAACCCAATTGTCCTCATCAAGAAGTTCTATTAATTTTTTTAATTTATAAGGATCATGAATTTTATTTTGGGCACCATTAAATATATTACTTAACATTTTCCCTGAACGAGATAAAATATTTAAAGCATTAATATAATCTAATGTTAAGCCCTCTAATGGATGTTTTAGAAAAAACTGCCAATTACAGTTTTTGGGAATGTTAAAATCTCTTTTATATGGAGGTCTTGAGTACTCATCAGCCATTTTAAGAAACAACAAATATGTTATTTGCTCAAGATAATCTCCATAACTAACACCATCATCTCTCAAAGTATCACAAAATGACCATATCTTTGCTACTAAATTGTTTGTCTTCATATTGCTATTCTCTCCATATATTCATGTAAAACAGTTGTCATATTTTTTTCTATATAATTATAATATGCTAATTTTATTGGATATTCTGCATACAAATCTTTATAGTTTTCTTTATATTTATTAATATAAGTTTTTAAAGAATTAGTATTTATATTATTTTCATTTATTCTTGCTGCCCTAATTAATTCTTTAATCCATTTTTTATACCCATTTCTGACACAACTTTCGTAACGAATCTTTATATCATAAGTTAAAAACCAAGATTTATTAAAATCATCCTCTGGCACAAAATTTATTACCCATTCTCCTTTATTATCTAGCTCTAAATCCGGATGGGCACTACCATCTAGAGTTATAACTAAATTTTGCACTTCAAAACTTTTCTTAACTACAAAAGGATATCTAAACTTACGCCTTTCGGTATCGTTAAACAATACATCAACTACTTTTTTAAATCTTCTATTGCACTCGCTACATGTTGGAGCAATATTATTATCACACACAGAAGTTAAAGGATATTTTGCTTTAAATAATAGATGATCGTAGTCCTCTCTACCAAGTTCACTATCAATTAAATTTTGCAATGCACAAAAAGGGCACATTTTAGACTCTGGTAGTTTTTCATAAAATTTTTTATAATGCAAATCAATATCCCAAGAATTTGTTTTTAAATTACTCCATAAAGATTCCATTAATTTTTTCAAGACAACGGTATCGTTTAAGATACTGTTTAAATAATCAATATGTAATTTATTAGCAATTGTTTGGCTATTATCTTCTAGGATTATTTTTAGTTTTTGAGAGTAGAGTACTAAATCATAAAACTCATCTGTAATCTCACCCAATTTAGGCACATTCAAAAATAGAGTTTTTTGTTAATATTGTTTTGTTATTGTTGTAAAAATTTTGTTGGAATGTGGGAAAATCTGCTGGATTGCGGAGGCTGATTTTTCCATATTTCAATAAAAAGCCCCTTGGTGATAAGTATTGCAAAGCACTATGCGGCCTTTCGTTGTTGTACATCCACATCCAGATTTCTGCATAAGTTCTCATCTCTTTTATGCTTTCAAATAGGTGAACATTTAAAAATTCGGTCCGAAAAGTCCTGTTAAACCGTTCAATGAGTGAGTTTTGGGTAGGTTTTCCCGGTTGAATAAAATGCAGTTCTATGTTCTGGTTGTTACACCAGTTTTTCAGTTTTTCGGCAATAAACTCCGGGCCATTATCCACTCTTATTTTTTCGGGTTTCCCTCGCCATTCTATGAGTTTTTCCAACTCAGCAATCACCCTTGCAGAAGGCAAACTTGTATCTATACTGATATTTAAAACCTCTCTGTTAAAGTCGTCAATAACATTCAAACTTCTCACGCTTTTTCCGTTTTCAAGCGTATCGTGCATAAAGTCCATGCTCCATGTGACATTGGGATAAATGGGACGTAAAAGTGGCTCTTTTATCCTTGCAGCAAGACGTTTCTTGCGTTTGTTTCTTAGATTAAGTTTCATCGAAGTATAGATTCTGTAAACACGCTTATGATTCCAACCGAATCCTAAGTTCCGCAACCGGTGGTGCATCGTCCAAAATCCCCAAGTCTCGTGCTCTTCTGCAAGCAAAGCCAATTGTGCACGGATCTCATCATCTTTACTTTTACGTATTTTCCTGTAATAAAAAACAGAAGTTTGTAGACTGAAAACCTGACACGCCCTGCGAAAACTCATCTGATGAGTTTCTTTTGAATACAACACCAGATCCCGCTTTTCGCAAGGCGTCAAAGCTTTTTTTCTATGACATCTTTTAAAACTACATTTTCCAAAGTAAGCTCTGCCACAATTTTTTTGTACTGTGAGAGTTGCTTTTCCAGCTCTTTGAGTTGAGCTAACTGATGAGCTTCCATACCGCCATATTTGCTTTTCCAATTATAAAAAGTTCCCTGGCTAATCCCATGCTCACGGCAAATATCATTAACGGATTTCCCCGCGTTTTGTTCAGACAAAATCTTGATGATCCGAACTTCTGTAAATTTACTCTGTTTCATTCTCTTCCAAATTTAAAAACTATAATTTTAAATGATCCAGTTTTTGGGGAAGATTACACATCTTTATTTTTTCTATCAAGTGCTCTAAAAACAGTAAAAAAACTTTTAAATGCATCTGTTAAGGATTTATTTTGCACACCACTTGGAGCAATTTTACCATCATTATTTAGAAAAGATGCATGGAAGTATTTTTTAGGAACAAAACTAGAATTACTCTTCACATTTTTTATTTTTCTAAGAAAGTACAAAAAATGAAAATGCAGTTCTCTAAATTTTTGATGCTTGATAAACTCGTATTTATAGAACATCTTAAATATCTTCTTTTTCTTTTAAAACAATTATTCTATTAACTAATGTAGCTTTCTCTAAGGAATCGCCAAAATCATTTAATCTTTTTCTTATAATGTCAGGATCATCTTCATTTTGTAGTTCTTTGATTTCTTCTAAGGAATTGTCCGAAATCGGAGGATTAACACCGAAAGCCATTTCTAGTATATTGTCAAAAGCAGTACCATAAGTTTCTTTAGGTGGTCTATTTATTGATATTTTGTTATTACTTTCCCTTTTAAGTATAAACACTTGCTCTTGTTTACAGTCCGAGACTACAAATGGCGAATGAGAAGTAATAAATACATCTAATTTTCTATTAGAAGTTATTTTTTCTAATATTCTTATAAACTTTTTTCTCCATATTGGATTAAAATGGGTTTCGGGTTCATCTAATAAGAATAGACAATTTTCTTGGTTAATCATTAGTAGTGTACCAAATACATTCATAAATTGATGCTCACCATCACTTAATGATAAATAATTTATCTCAGAATCATCATTTAAAGCAAATTTTAATTCTGAGTAATTTAAAACCTTATTAATATCCGAGACGATAGGCATTTTAGTTACCAACCTTCTTTCTTTCCTTTCTTTCTTAATTTTATCTCTAGTTGTTTTATCAACAATAAGATTATTCAGAAGTTCTAATTTATATAAACATGTATAAAGCTCTAAAGCAGATGAAAAATTGTCTTTAAAAGCCAACCTAGTTTCGTCATTGATGTTAAATTTTAAAGTATTCAATTGATGTTTTTCATCAAAAATATTTTCATCAGAGATGTTAATTAATTTTTGTCTCCATAGCTCCAACTCAGGAGTTAATATCACACCTCCTTTATTCCTGTTTGGAGACTGAGGCCCAAGCGTCTGTATACTTATAACAAAGCTATTGAGCTCCTTAATTCTTAATTCTTTTAATATAAATTCAAATTCTGGTAATTCATCCTTAAATATAAAGCTACTAATTACAATCCCTAAATTAGTATTATAATTCATATAATATAATCGGGGGTCATAATCAATATCGGAATAATCATTATGATCTTTAATTTTTTTAGCCCGCTTCCATGTATACTCTGCATATTCATCGTAATAAGAATCAAAAGGAAGGCTTAATGTTTCGTTAGATCCAGAACTATAACCCGCAATTTTTGTTGGTATAAAATCAACAATATTTAATGAATTTACATCTAGATTCTCTACCTTATCATTGCTCCTTTTTAGTATTTCAATATGAAGCTTTTTAAAACTTGTTTTTAATTCACTACAATCAAAAATGATTAAATATATTTCATTATTTAAAGAAATTTCATATTCAATTCTAAATGCAAATGGCGAGAATATTTTCTTAGCATCTAGCTTATTTTCATTTCTAAATATGTTATCTAGATACAAGAATATTTCAATAATAACCTCTAAAATTTGCGACTTTCCAGAGCCATTAATACCAATAAAACAATTGGCATTTATAATGTCAGCAGTACCTTTTTCAAAAAATAGATCTACCCCTTTAAGCAAAGGTTTACTTTCTATATCGTAGATTACTAGTCTTCTTATTTTCATGCTTTCTTAAATTGAATGATTTTATTTTCAGTATCATAAACCTTTTTCACATAACCATTATTAATCAACACATTCCATTGTTCACTTAATTGAGCTAGAGAAAAGATGTCCATTTCTACCAAATCTTCAAATCTAAAAAAAACTTTATCAAACTGAGTAGATATAATCTCTTTTAGGTCATAATTATTTTTCTTTGTTTTTGTCTGAGTTCTTAATACCTCTTCTTGCTTCATCAGGAACTCCTTATTTTGTTTTTTTATTTTTTCAAGCTGAAGATCAATTAAAGTGTCAGCTTCGACTCTACTGGTTAATTTACCTTGAAACGCCTCTTTAAGTATTTTTTCTTTAGAATTAATAATTTTTTCTTTTTGAATTGTAAGTTTGTAATCTCACCCAATTTAGGCACATTCAAAAATAGAGTTTTTTGTTAATATTGTTTTGTTATTGTTGTAAAAATTTTGTTGGAATGTGGGAAAATCTGCTGGATTGCGGAGGCTGATTTTTCCATATTTCAATAAAAAGCCCCTTGGTGATAAGTATTGCAAAGCACTATGCGGCCTTTCGTTGTTGTACATCCACATCCAGATTTCTGCATAAGTTCTCATCTCTTTTATGCTTTCAAATAGGTGAACATTTAAAAATTCGGTCCGAAAAGTCCTGTTAAACCGTTCAATGAGTGAGTTTTGGGTAGGTTTTCCCGGTTGAATAAAATGCAGTTCTATGTTCTGGTTGTTACACCAGTTTTTCAGTTTTTCGGCAATAAACTCCGGGCCATTATCCACTCTTATTTTTTCGGGTTTCCCTCGCCATTCTATGAGTTTTTCCAACTCAGCAATCACCCTTGCAGAAGGCAAACTTGTATCTATACTGATATTTAAAACCTCTCTGTTAAAGTCGTCAATAACATTCAAACTTCTCACGCTTTTTCCGTTTTCAAGCGTATCGTGCATAAAGTCCATGCTCCATGTGACATTGGGATAAATGGGACGTAAAAGTGGCTCTTTTATCCTTGCAGCAAGACGTTTCTTGCGTTTGTTTCTTAGATTAAGTTTCATCGAAGTATAGATTCTGTAAACACGCTTATGATTCCAACCGAATCCTAAGTTCCGCAACCGGTGGTGCATCGTCCAAAATCCCCAAGTCTCGTGCTCTTCTGCAAGCAAAGCCAATTGTGCACGGATCTCATCATCTTTACTTTTACGTATTTTCCTGTAATAAAAAACAGAAGTTTGTAGACTGAAAACCTGACACGCCCTGCGAAAACTCATCTGATGAGTTTCTTTTGAATACAACACCAGATCCCGCTTTTCGCAAGGCGTCAAAGCTTTTTTTCTATGACATCTTTTAAAACTACATTTTCCAAAGTAAGCTCTGCCACAATTTTTTTGTACTGTGAGAGTTGCTTTTCCAGCTCTTTGAGTTGAGCTAACTGATGAGCTTCCATACCGCCATATTTGCTTTTCCAATTATAAAAAGTTCCCTGGCTAATCCCATGCTCACGGCAAATATCATTAACGGATTTCCCCGCGTTTTGTTCAGACAAAATCTTGATGATCCGAACTTCTGTAAATTTACTCTGTTTCATTCTCTTCCAAATTTAAAAACTATAATTTTAAATGATCCAGTTTTTGGGGAAGATTACAAGTTCGTTTATCAAATTATCTGTGTTATTTAGAACCTGCTCTATTTCTACAACTATCTTTACCTGCTCTTCAATAGGAGGTATAGGAATTGGAATTTCTTTAAATTTCTCAGTTGATAATTCTAAAAAGGTTGTACCACTTGCAATTTTATTAGCATATTCTGTAATTGATTTTAAAAAATAATATAAAAAAGAACTATCAATCTTTTCATTTGGAACAATAGATTTAAATCCCTGATTTGTAGTTAGTTCATTTTTAGCAATTACAACATAGCCAATTGGGGCCCTAGTCGAAAATAAAACTGTTTCTTTAGGTAATATTTTTACCGAGCTTTTTTCTATAGCTAATTCTGTAATATTTTTTTGACCTTTAGAAATATATTTTTCTTTATAATTAGATAAATCAGATGGTGTAATCCATGGTATTGAGCCATTCCAATACTCACTTACACTAGTCTTAGGAGTACCTCCATTATATATTTCACCTACATCTTTTAAAGTTTTCCACTTCCAGCCATCGGGTAAAATCTTTAACCTATGTCCATTTTGTAATAAATTACCTCTAAAAAGTTGATAAATACTTTTCTTTAAATATAAATTCGCATTTTCTAAGGCTTGATTAATATTAACAATACTAATATTTGTATAACTTACTAATTCATCAATTTTTTCGACAATTCTTAATTGCTCCTCAATGGGAGCTAAAGGTATTGGTATCTGTTTAAATTTAGCCGCTGATAACTCTAAAAATGTAGTACCACTGGCCTTTTGTTCTGCAAGCTTTTTAATTGTTTTCAAGTAGTAATAGGTATACTTACAATTTATTAAACTGCTTGGCAAAATTAAATTTTTAAATCCTTGATTTGTTGCCATTTTATTTTTAGTAATAGCAACATAACCAATGGGAGCACGTGAAGAAAAAACAACAGAGTTTTCAGGCAAAAGATAAGCTGATGAATAATCTAGTCCAATTTGTGTAATTTTTCTTGCTCCTTCAGAAATATAAATTTCATCATAGCCAGATAAATCCGCAGGAGTTATCCATGGAATATCACCATTCCAAAACTCAGGCTCTCTTGTGGAAGGTGTACCTCCACTAACAACAATACCAATATCACCTAAAGTTACCCATTTCCAAGAATCTGGAATATCATAAAGTGCATTATCCATTATACAAAATTAATCTAATTAATTACTCTAATAAGCATTTAAAAATAAAAAAAAACAACAAGAATGAATCTTGTTGTCTCTTAATAATTTACATTTTAAAAATTGCAAAATCTGCTTTTATTAATATCTAAAGACTCACCCCAATTTTCTTCATAGATAATTTTTAATCTATTCTTGACAATACCTCTTTCAAGCTTTGAAAACTTCGTCCAAGAATATTTCTCAACATCTTCCCCTCTAAAGGAAAGTTTTGGTCTATCATTTTTTTCATTATAATCGAATCTCAACACAACATCATTATTTCCTAACCTAAATGTAACTTGTAAAAAAGTTACAAAATATTGCCTTAAAACATCTTTGTGGTAGTTTGTATAACCTAATCCTTCTTCAAGATCCTTTGTCAAAAAAGGTAAAACAAGTTTATCATCAAAAAAAGAAAATTCCACAACTCTCTTTATATATTTCGATGTAACAGTAGTTTTATTGTTCTCATCATAAACTAGAAGAACTACTCCCTCTTTACCATTATACAAATTCTTTTTTAGCTCAAAACTTACATTCGGTAAATATTTGCTTGAAAATCTACCATTCTTTCTTTGATAGAAATTAATATATGCTAGTTGACTTCCCATAGCATCATGTAAAGACTTAACAAATTTTAAAGCTTCTGAACTGGCATTTGAAGCATTTCTAAATCTCACTTTATTTTTTATTTTATTCGAATTATTAATCATTGTAATTTATATTAAATTTTTATTTAAGGGAGAAACCCTTCATAAAGGATTTAAACGTATAAAGAACACATTTACATTATTCTCATACTGATTTGATTATTGTACTTCTCTCGAAATTCTTCTCTTATTGAAACCCTGAGAAAGACACTTGCTCTATTCTCTCTTGGATTAAACGTATGCTTTTTAATTGATCCCATCCACCTCCGCCCCTTAATATATCTTCTATATTAGTAGTAATAGTTTTAGAGATATATTAACCTTAGTTACTACTTGAAATAGCAGGCACGGCGAGTTTATTGATCCTTGCTGACAATTTCCGATGAAACTCTTTTTTCACAAAATCATCATCTCTTTTATATTGATTGTAAATATCTTCCAAATTTGCAAGATATTTATTCCTATTATTTGTATTCAAGATTGGAGATGCGAACTCAATAAACTTTTTTACTCCAAAATATTTCAATCCTAGAAATTTCAGATATTCATCAAAAGCTTTTTCGCTCTTACTATTTAACTGAGACTTCACAAGGCCCTGAGCAATATCTGACGAAATTTCATTTACAAAGGAGATATTAACAAAAAGTTTGTATAATTCGTTACCTAACGAATGAAAATTTTTCTTGATAGATTCTAAAGTCTGTATTTTGCTTTTTATGGAAGCCCGATTAAATTGACTAACTCGCTTTACTCTCAGCTCAATCCTAACAAAGCTATTATTCTTTGAGATTTTTTTCACTAAATGCTTTCTTCTTACCTTGCTTGCGTTTTTGAAAACTTCATTTTGTTGAGATTCTCTTTCTAATTTATCATATACAGATGTAATCTTCCCCAAAAACTGGATCATTTAAAATTATAGTTTTTAAATTTGGAAGAGAATGAAACAGAGTAAATTTACAGAAGTTCGGATCATCAAGATTTTGTCTGAACAAAACGCGGGGAAATCCGTTAATGATATTTGCCGTGAGCATGGGATTAGCCAGGGAACTTTTTATAATTGGAAAAGCAAATATGGCGGTATGGAAGCTCATCAGTTAGCTCAACTCAAAGAGCTGGAAAAGCAACTCTCACAGTACAAAAAAATTGTGGCAGAGCTTACTTTGGAAAATGTAGTTTTAAAAGATGTCATAGAAAAAAAGCTTTGACGCCTTGCGAAAAGCGGGATCTGGTGTTGTATTCAAAAGAAACTCATCAGATGAGTTTTCGCAGGGCGTGTCAGGTTTTCAGTCTACAAACTTCTGTTTTTTATTACAGGAAAATACGTAAAAGTAAAGATGATGAGATCCGTGCACAATTGGCTTTGCTTGCAGAAGAGCACGAGACTTGGGGATTTTGGACGATGCACCACCGGTTGCGGAACTTAGGATTCGGTTGGAATCATAAGCGTGTTTACAGAATCTATACTTCGATGAAACTTAATCTAAGAAACAAACGCAAGAAACGTCTTGCTGCAAGGATAAAAGAGCCACTTTTACGTCCCATTTATCCCAATGTCACATGGAGCATGGACTTTATGCACGATACGCTTGAAAACGGAAAAAGCGTGAGAAGTTTGAATGTTATTGACGACTTTAACAGAGAGGTTTTAAATATCAGTATAGATACAAGTTTGCCTTCTGCAAGGGTGATTGCTGAGTTGGAAAAACTCATAGAATGGCGAGGGAAACCCGAAAAAATAAGAGTGGATAATGGCCCGGAGTTTATTGCCGAAAAACTGAAAAACTGGTGTAACAACCAGAACATAGAACTGCATTTTATTCAACCGGGAAAACCTACCCAAAACTCACTCATTGAACGGTTTAACAGGACTTTTCGGACCGAATTTTTAAATGTTCACCTATTTGAAAGCATAAAAGAGATGAGAACTTATGCAGAAATCTGGATGTGGATGTACAACAACGAAAGGCCGCATAGTGCTTTGCAATACTTATCACCAAGGGGCTTTTTATTGAAATATGGAAAAATCAGCCTCCGCAATCCAGCAGATTTTCCCACATTCCAACAAAATTTTTACAACAATAACAAAACAATATTAACAAAAAACTCTATTTTTGAATGTGCCTAAATTGGGTGAGATTACACAGAGACTTCATATTTCTGATTTTTAAAGTTAACAGTATTTCCTATTCGTAGTGTATTTTCCATACCTTTCATTCTTGAAACACTACTCATAATAGAAGCTATATTCATATTAAATCTGATATTTACCCCCAATTCCACCTGGGTAATTTTAGCCTTCCAGAATTTTTCTTTTTCAATCTCAAACTCATCTGCATACATTTCGATTATTTCAACATAATTCAGATAATTTAAATCCGTCATAGGATTCAAATTTTTAATCCTAATGAAGTCTTTTCTGATATTTTGACAAACCGACAATCTTCCTTCTTTTGCGTTCAATTTTCTTTTAAAACTGATGAACTTATTTTTATATGAAAGATTTTTCATAATATTTTCTTGTCGAACTACAATTTCAGATTTTGGTTTAAAGCCTTCAGACTTTCCCTTTTTGGATAAAAAAGAAATCATACCAGGATCTGCTATAAAATATTCAAATCCGCCTTCTTCCTTTATTTTCTTAAACTTCGTTGCTAAAATATATTCGCTTATCCTAATATTTTCAAGATAAAATTTAATTAAATCTACCATACTACTTTTTTTGTAAAAATTTTTCCAGTTCTGCTCTATTAACATAAATCTTCCCGTTTCTATTGGGCTGAGAAACTTTAAATCCTTTTTTTCGTAATCGATCAAATGTTGATCGGCTCATTTTGAATAGCTCCAACGTTTCTTCTACAGTCAAAATCTCTTTTGCTTTAATGTTCTCTAATGCTAAAGACTCTAGTACTGCTACTCTTTTTTTAAGTCTGTTAGTGCGGTTTAGTAAAAACACAAACCGTCTTTCTTTTAATTTTCTCATTTTAAAAATACTTTCCTATATCATAGCAGGGAAACAAAAGTAAAATCACGAAAATGGCGTTAAATTTTGTTAAACTTTGTTTAAAAAAGTTAAAACATGCGAAAATAGACGGCTTATAAGCCGTCTATAGTCATATATCAAATATTATTATTTGGAAAAGCTAACTGATTAGTCTCTATACAATACAAGTCTTATCTGGTCAAAACCTTCTTTTCCTCTAAAACGAAAAAGATAAGCATTCAAGTTTTCACTTCTCCATTTTACATCATCCCGTACCGTTTTCTCTTTAGACTTCTCTAAATCTTCGTAATTAGCATAGATCGGATCACCTATTTTTTCTGATAAGAAATTTTTAATTTCTTCAAATTTATCCATAAAAATTTCTCTAGGAGTTTCAATTTTTCCGTTATAATTCCACTCATAGAATTTAAGTTTACATCTTCTTTATTATCGAAGAAGTAATCAACTTTCAAAACAAAATTATTAGCAGGCCTTTCGTAGGTAATGGGGTTTTCAAATTTATGATTTCTGAAATAAGGATAAATATCTTCACTCACTCCCCAAAAATATCCTAATGATTTATCTTTTGACTTTTCTGCGATTTCTTCTTTTTTTATATCAGAAATCTTTGGAAACTCCAAATTAATTTCTTTTTCTACTTTAATAGTTTTGTCCTTATAAATAGAGCAACTATATAATAGGCAAACCATTATAGTACAAATATATCTGAAAGTAATAATCTTAAAGTATTTGAATTTTAAAAGCAATTGCAATCTATATTTTTAAAGTTGGGACTAATATGAATATCATTTTTGATCTCATTAAAGATTTTATCAGCAGATTCTTTTTCTTCAGGTATATAAAAATTTATTAACTCTTTTTTTTTGTCAAAAAACGTAC
This region includes:
- a CDS encoding type I restriction-modification system subunit M, whose amino-acid sequence is MKTNNLVAKIWSFCDTLRDDGVSYGDYLEQITYLLFLKMADEYSRPPYKRDFNIPKNCNWQFFLKHPLEGLTLDYINALNILSRSGKMLSNIFNGAQNKIHDPYKLKKLIELLDEDNWVSESIDIKGDIYESLLQKSAESSGAGQYFTPRSIIKAIVECIEPQTLETISDPTCGTGGFFLGAIEYLNTNFKKELKDKNKKEFLQYKTFHGWDIVPSTARLCLMNLFLHGIGDMKETPEIKVEDSLLEQPKSKVKIVLANPPFGNSSTYTITNDEKLTKQESYIFRPDFWTTTSNKQLCFVQHIISMLEENGRAAIVLPDNVLFEGGAGEIIRKKLLDETNLHTILRLPTGIFYANGVKVNVLFLEKKKKSKTANTKEMWFYDYRTNIHHTLKKYPLQFEHLMSFVECYKSENREKTSETWSEKNLKGRFRKYTYDELISRDKINFDITWLKDDSFIDLDSLPEPEILAQEIIDSLESALNSFKEVVKSLSKT
- a CDS encoding restriction system-associated AAA family ATPase, whose amino-acid sequence is MKIRRLVIYDIESKPLLKGVDLFFEKGTADIINANCFIGINGSGKSQILEVIIEIFLYLDNIFRNENKLDAKKIFSPFAFRIEYEISLNNEIYLIIFDCSELKTSFKKLHIEILKRSNDKVENLDVNSLNIVDFIPTKIAGYSSGSNETLSLPFDSYYDEYAEYTWKRAKKIKDHNDYSDIDYDPRLYYMNYNTNLGIVISSFIFKDELPEFEFILKELRIKELNSFVISIQTLGPQSPNRNKGGVILTPELELWRQKLINISDENIFDEKHQLNTLKFNINDETRLAFKDNFSSALELYTCLYKLELLNNLIVDKTTRDKIKKERKERRLVTKMPIVSDINKVLNYSELKFALNDDSEINYLSLSDGEHQFMNVFGTLLMINQENCLFLLDEPETHFNPIWRKKFIRILEKITSNRKLDVFITSHSPFVVSDCKQEQVFILKRESNNKISINRPPKETYGTAFDNILEMAFGVNPPISDNSLEEIKELQNEDDPDIIRKRLNDFGDSLEKATLVNRIIVLKEKEDI
- a CDS encoding restriction endonuclease subunit S, translating into MDNALYDIPDSWKWVTLGDIGIVVSGGTPSTREPEFWNGDIPWITPADLSGYDEIYISEGARKITQIGLDYSSAYLLPENSVVFSSRAPIGYVAITKNKMATNQGFKNLILPSSLINCKYTYYYLKTIKKLAEQKASGTTFLELSAAKFKQIPIPLAPIEEQLRIVEKIDELVSYTNISIVNINQALENANLYLKKSIYQLFRGNLLQNGHRLKILPDGWKWKTLKDVGEIYNGGTPKTSVSEYWNGSIPWITPSDLSNYKEKYISKGQKNITELAIEKSSVKILPKETVLFSTRAPIGYVVIAKNELTTNQGFKSIVPNEKIDSSFLYYFLKSITEYANKIASGTTFLELSTEKFKEIPIPIPPIEEQVKIVVEIEQVLNNTDNLINELVIFPKNWII
- a CDS encoding helix-turn-helix domain-containing protein; this translates as MRKLKERRFVFLLNRTNRLKKRVAVLESLALENIKAKEILTVEETLELFKMSRSTFDRLRKKGFKVSQPNRNGKIYVNRAELEKFLQKK